In the genome of Oncorhynchus clarkii lewisi isolate Uvic-CL-2024 chromosome 22, UVic_Ocla_1.0, whole genome shotgun sequence, one region contains:
- the LOC139380623 gene encoding fidgetin-like produces the protein MQWTPEHAQWAEQHFDISSTTRSPAHKVEAYRGHLQRTYQYAWANDDISALTASNLLKKYAEKYSGILESPSERALLCSYSDGTPGLLNGRKSESESWQEGIYSMNCGPDVISVNKAGMTAALPPTDVSASIGSTPGVASSLNEPSYSRSNCGSHTTTSLHSGLSSQEYATGYNGSYLHSSYSGQTNPGLPSQHPSPMHSAGLIQPPPPPPPTTLVPSYNVGSPNISNYNYPTAGYPSQTVVAPGYSPGGGPPPSSYLPSSIAAPTPLPPSTLSGYTYQSHNHAPIAPTPLNGSSANSLKRKAFYMTGHGDMDSSYSNFNYNQQRSSQSPMYRIPDNSISDSSRGNGFDRNADVSSLAFKPTKQAISSDQQRKFSSQSSRALTPPSYGSTKSSVGSLRSGESFGKFGSPITGEQSEEQLSHSIAGSDIGRATSSSHVAEEQLKNSDASVVELVTTEILQPGPPVDWSDIAGLELAKAAIKEEILWPILRPDMFSGLATLPRSLLLFGPQGTGRTLLGRCMASQLGAAFLQLSGSALVTKWLGEGEKIVQASFLLARCRQPSVVFISEVDMLLSAHLSEESPVNVIQSELLMQLDSVLTTAEDHVLVVCSTSKPEEIQDSLRRYFTKRLLIPLPDSTARRQIISQLLSQHNYCLSDKEVSLLVERMEGFSGLDVAQLCQEAVVGQLHGIPASDLSAIHPSQMRPVSYQDFENGFSKFQPSISQKELDTYTEWNKMFGCIQ, from the coding sequence ATGCAGTGGACCCCAGAGCATGCGCAGTGGGCCGAGCAGCACTTTGATATCTCCTCCACCACCCGCTCCCCTGCACACAAAGTAGAGGCCTACCGGGGGCACCTGCAGCGCACCTACCAGTATGCTTGGGCAAACGACGACATCTCTGCACTCACCGCCTCCAACCTGCTGAAGAAATACGCAGAGAAGTACTCTGGGATTTTAGAGAGTCCGAGTGAAAGAGCGCTGCTCTGCTCGTATTCCGATGGCACTCCTGGACTCCTCAACGGACGTAAGTCAGAGAGTGAGTCCTGGCAGGAGGGGATTTACTCAATGAACTGCGGTCCAGATGTTATATCTGTGAACAAAGCTGGAATGACAGCTGCCCTTCCCCCTACAGACGTGTCGGCCAGCATAGGTAGCACCCCAGGGGTGGCCAGCAGCCTGAACGAGCCCAGCTATTCCAGAAGTAACTGTGGGAGTCACACGACCACCAGTCTACACTCGGGTCTGTCCTCTCAGGAATACGCTACAGGCTACAATGGCTCCTACCTGCACTCTAGTTACAGCGGGCAGACCAACCCAGGCCTCCCCTCTCAACACCCTTCTCCTATGCACAGTGCTGGTCTCATAcaaccccctcctccaccacctcccactACTCTAGTGCCCAGCTACAACGTGGGGTCTCCCAACATCTCCAACTACAATTATCCTACGGCGGGGTATCCCTCACAGACAGTTGTTGCCCCTGGCTATAGCCCTGGGGGGGGCCCACCGCCCTCTTCCTATCTGCCATCCAGCATTGCAGCTCCCACACCGCTACCCCCCTCTACACTCTCTGGCTATACCTACCAGTCCCATAACCATGCACCAATTGCACCAACACCTTTGAATGGCAGCTCAGCCAACTCATTGAAAAGAAAAGCTTTCTACATGACGGGGCATGGAGATATGGACTCCAGCTATAGTAATTTCAACTACAATCAACAGCGCTCCTCACAAAGCCCTATGTACAGAATACCAGACAACAGCATCTCAGACTCAAGCAGAGGGAATGGATTTGACAGGAATGCTGATGTGTCATCTTTAGCGTTTAAGCCTACAAAGCAGGCAATATCCTCAGATCAGCAAAGAAAATTTAGCAGTCAGTCTAGCAGAGCACTTACCCCTCCCTCCTATGGATCAACCAAAAGCTCTGTGGGAAGCCTGAGATCAGGTGAGTCCTTTGGAAAATTTGGATCCCCTATCACGGGTGAGCAAAGTGAAGAGCAACTCTCCCATTCCATTGCAGGGTCGGACATTGGCAGAGCTACCTCATCCAGCCACGTTGCAGAGGAGCAGCTGAAGAACAGCGATGCCAGCGTGGTGGAGTTGGTCACCACAGAGATCCTTCAGCCCGGTCCCCCAGTGGACTGGAGTGACATAGCTGGTCTGGAGCTGGCCAAAGCAGCCATCAAAGAAGAGATTCTGTGGCCCATTTTGAGGCCAGACATGTTCAGTGGACTTGCCACATTACCTCGGAGCCTCCTTCTCTTCGGACCTCAGGGAACAGGCAGAACACTGCTGGGCCGCTGCATGGCCAGCCAGCTGGGGGCAGCCTTCCTGCAGCTGAGTGGCTCAGCCCTGGTGACCAAGTGGCTGGGGGAGGGCGAGAAGATCGTCCAGGCCTCCTTCCTGTTGGCCCGGTGTCGCCAGCCCTCAGTTGTGTTCATCAGTGAGGTGGACATGCTTCTATCGGCCCATCTCAGCGAGGAGAGTCCGGTGAACGTGATCCAGAGCGAGCTCCTCATGCAGCTGGACAGTGTGCTGACCACAGCCGAGGACCATGTCCTAGTGGTCTGCTCCACCAGTAAGCCTGAGGAGATCCAAGATTCCCTGAGGAGGTACTTCACCAAACGGCTCCTCATCCCCCTACCTGACAGCACAGCTCGGCGCCAGATAATTAGCCAACTACTCTCACAGCACAACTATTGCCTCAGTGACAAAGAGGTGTCACTGCTGGTCGAGCGGATGGAAGGCTTTTCAGGACTGGACGTGGCCCAGCTGTGCCAGGAGGCAGTGGTAGGACAGCTCCATGGCATCCCAGCTTCTGACCTCTCAGCCATCCATCCCAGCCAGATGAGACCAGTCTCCTACCAAGACTTTGAAAATGGATTTAGCAAATTCCAGCCCAGTATATCACAAAAAGAACTGGATACATACACCGAATGGAATAAAATGTTTGGTTGTATTCAATGA